A genomic stretch from Prionailurus bengalensis isolate Pbe53 chromosome E2, Fcat_Pben_1.1_paternal_pri, whole genome shotgun sequence includes:
- the APLP1 gene encoding amyloid-like protein 1 isoform X4 → MGPTSPAARGLGRHPGPPPLPLLLPLLLLLLRAQLAVGSLAGGSPGAAEAPGSAQVAGLCGHLTLHRDLRTGRWEPDQQRSRRCLRDPQRVLEYCRQMYPELQIARVEQATQAIPMERWCGGSRGGRCAHPHHQVVPFQCLPGEFVSEALLVPEGCRFLHQERMDQCESSTRRHQEAQEACRSQGLILHGSGMLLPCGTDRFRGVEYVCCPPPVTPDPSGTAVGDPSTRSWPLGGRVEGGEDEEEEESFLQPVDDYFVEPPRAEEEEEEERVPPSSSHSPAGFSKVTTTARPTDGVDVYFGMPGEISEHEGFLRAKMDLEERRMRQINEVMREWAMADNQSKNLPKADRQALNEHFQSILQTLEEQVSGERQRLVETHATRVIALINDQRRAALEGFLAALQGDPPQAERVLLALRRYLRAEQKERRHTLRHYQHVAAVDPEKAQQMRFQVQTHLQVIEERMNQSLGLLDQNPRLAQELRPQIQELLHSEHLGPNELEAPAPGGSSEDKGGLQPLDSKDADTPMALPKGSTEQDAASSGKEKMSPLEQYERKVNVSVPRGFPFHSAEIQRDELAPAGTGVSREAVSGLLIMGAGGGSLIVLSLLLLRRKKPYGAISHGVVEVSMPLCSSPPQMQVDPMLTLEEQQLRELQRHGYENPTYRFLEERP, encoded by the exons ATGGGGCCCACTAGCCCTGCCGCTCGCGGTCTGGGCCGCCACCCGGgcccgccgccgctgccgctgtTGCTGCCACTATTGCTGCTGCTTCTGCGCGCGCAGCTCGCCGTCGGGAGCCTGGCCGGTGGGAGCCCCGGCGCGGCCGAG GCTCCAGGGTCGGCCCAGGTGGCTGGACTATGTGGGCACCTAACTCTTCACCGGGACCTGCGCACCGGCCGCTGGGAACCAGACCAACAGCGCTCACGACGCTGTCTCCGCGATCCGCAACGGGTGCTGGAATACTGCAGACAG ATGTACCCGGAGCTGCAGATTGCACGTGTGGAACAGGCGACACAGGCCATCCCCATGGAGCGCTGGTGTGGGGGCTCTCGAGGTGGCCGCTGTGCTCACCCCCACCACCAGGTTGTGCCTTTCCAATGCCTGC CAGGTGAATTCGTGAGCGAGGCCCTGCTGGTGCCTGAAGGCTGCCGGTTCTTGCATCAGGAGCGCATGGACCAGTGTGAGAGTTCAACTCGGAGGCATCAGGAGGCACAGGAG GCCTGCCGTTCCCAGGGCCTCATCCTGCATGGCTCGGGCATGCTTTTGCCCTGTGGCACGGATCGGTTCCGAGGTGTGGAGTATGTGTGCTGCCCCCCTCCAGTCACCCCTGATCCATCTGGGACAGCAGTTGG TGACCCCTCCACCCGGTCCTGGCCCCTAGGGGGCAGAGTAGAGGGGGGTGAGGACGAGGAAGAAGAGGAATCCTTCCTACAGCCAGTAGACGATTACTTCGTGGAGCCCCCACGggctgaagaggaagaagaggaggaaagagtcCCACCGTCAAGCTCCCATAGCCCTGCAGGGTTCAGCAAAG TGACCACCACCGCAAGGCCCACAGATGGTGTGGACGTGTACTTTGGCATGCCTGGAGAAATCAGCGAGCATGAGGGTTTCCTGAGAGCCAAGATGGACCTGGAGGAACGTAGGATGCGCCAGATTAATGAG GTGATGCGTGAATGGGCCATGGCAGACAACCAGTCCAAGAACCTGCCGAAAGCTGACAGACAGGCCCTGAACGAG CACTTCCAGTCCATTCTGCAGACCCTGGAGGAGCAGGTGTCTGGTGAGCGACAGCGCCTGGTGGAGACCCACGCCACCCGAGTCATCGCCCTTATCAACGACCAGCGCCGGGCAGCCTTGGAAGGTTTCCTGGCAGCACTGCAGGGAGATCCGCCTCAG GCAGAGCGCGTCCTGCTGGCCCTGCGGCGTTACCTGCGTGCAGAGCAGAAGGAACGAAGGCACACGCTGAGGCACTACCAGCACGTGGCTGCCGTGGATCCTGAGAAGGCCCAGCAGATGCGCTTCCAG GTGCAGACCCACCTTCAAGTAATTGAGGAAAGGATGAATCAGAGCCTGGGGTTGCTGGACCAGAACCCCCGCCTGGCTCAGGAGTTGCGGCCCCAGATCC AGGAACTTCTCCACTCTGAGCACCTGGGTCCCAATGAATTGGAAGCCCCCGCCCCAGGGGGCAGCAGTGAGGACAAGGGTGGGCTGCAGCCTCTGGATTCCAAGGATG CAGACACCCCCATGGCCCTTCCGAAAG GGTCCACAGAACAAGACGCTGCATCCTCTGGGAAAGAGAAGATGTCCCCCCTGGAGCAGTATGAGCGAAAG GTGAATGTATCTGTTCCAAGGggttttcctttccactcagcgGAGATTCAGAGAGATGAGCTG GCACCAGCTGGGACAGGTGTATCCCGAGAGGCCGTGTCTGGTCTGCTGATCATGGGAGCAGGTGGGGGCTCCCTGATcgtcctctccctcctgctcttgcGCAGGAAGAAGCCCTATGGGGCTATCAGCCATGGAGTGGTGGAG GTCTCTAtgcccctctgttcctccccgccCCAAATGCAGGTGGACCCTATGCTGACCCTGGAGGAGCAGCAGCTGCGTGAACTGCAGCGTCATGGCTATGAGAACCCCACCTACCGCTTCCTGGAGGAACGACCCTGA
- the APLP1 gene encoding amyloid-like protein 1 isoform X10, whose translation MGPTSPAARGLGRHPGPPPLPLLLPLLLLLLRAQLAVGSLAGGSPGAAEAPGSAQVAGLCGHLTLHRDLRTGRWEPDQQRSRRCLRDPQRVLEYCRQMYPELQIARVEQATQAIPMERWCGGSRGGRCAHPHHQVVPFQCLPGEFVSEALLVPEGCRFLHQERMDQCESSTRRHQEAQEACRSQGLILHGSGMLLPCGTDRFRGVEYVCCPPPVTPDPSGTAVGDPSTRSWPLGGRVEGGEDEEEEESFLQPVDDYFVEPPRAEEEEEEERVPPSSSHSPAGFSKVTTTARPTDGVDVYFGMPGEISEHEGFLRAKMDLEERRMRQINEVMREWAMADNQSKNLPKADRQALNEHFQSILQTLEEQVSGERQRLVETHATRVIALINDQRRAALEGFLAALQGDPPQAERVLLALRRYLRAEQKERRHTLRHYQHVAAVDPEKAQQMRFQVQTHLQVIEERMNQSLGLLDQNPRLAQELRPQIQELLHSEHLGPNELEAPAPGGSSEDKGGLQPLDSKDADTPMALPKGSTEQDAASSGKEKMSPLEQYERKAPAGTGVSREAVSGLLIMGAGGGSLIVLSLLLLRRKKPYGAISHGVVEVDPMLTLEEQQLRELQRHGYENPTYRFLEERP comes from the exons ATGGGGCCCACTAGCCCTGCCGCTCGCGGTCTGGGCCGCCACCCGGgcccgccgccgctgccgctgtTGCTGCCACTATTGCTGCTGCTTCTGCGCGCGCAGCTCGCCGTCGGGAGCCTGGCCGGTGGGAGCCCCGGCGCGGCCGAG GCTCCAGGGTCGGCCCAGGTGGCTGGACTATGTGGGCACCTAACTCTTCACCGGGACCTGCGCACCGGCCGCTGGGAACCAGACCAACAGCGCTCACGACGCTGTCTCCGCGATCCGCAACGGGTGCTGGAATACTGCAGACAG ATGTACCCGGAGCTGCAGATTGCACGTGTGGAACAGGCGACACAGGCCATCCCCATGGAGCGCTGGTGTGGGGGCTCTCGAGGTGGCCGCTGTGCTCACCCCCACCACCAGGTTGTGCCTTTCCAATGCCTGC CAGGTGAATTCGTGAGCGAGGCCCTGCTGGTGCCTGAAGGCTGCCGGTTCTTGCATCAGGAGCGCATGGACCAGTGTGAGAGTTCAACTCGGAGGCATCAGGAGGCACAGGAG GCCTGCCGTTCCCAGGGCCTCATCCTGCATGGCTCGGGCATGCTTTTGCCCTGTGGCACGGATCGGTTCCGAGGTGTGGAGTATGTGTGCTGCCCCCCTCCAGTCACCCCTGATCCATCTGGGACAGCAGTTGG TGACCCCTCCACCCGGTCCTGGCCCCTAGGGGGCAGAGTAGAGGGGGGTGAGGACGAGGAAGAAGAGGAATCCTTCCTACAGCCAGTAGACGATTACTTCGTGGAGCCCCCACGggctgaagaggaagaagaggaggaaagagtcCCACCGTCAAGCTCCCATAGCCCTGCAGGGTTCAGCAAAG TGACCACCACCGCAAGGCCCACAGATGGTGTGGACGTGTACTTTGGCATGCCTGGAGAAATCAGCGAGCATGAGGGTTTCCTGAGAGCCAAGATGGACCTGGAGGAACGTAGGATGCGCCAGATTAATGAG GTGATGCGTGAATGGGCCATGGCAGACAACCAGTCCAAGAACCTGCCGAAAGCTGACAGACAGGCCCTGAACGAG CACTTCCAGTCCATTCTGCAGACCCTGGAGGAGCAGGTGTCTGGTGAGCGACAGCGCCTGGTGGAGACCCACGCCACCCGAGTCATCGCCCTTATCAACGACCAGCGCCGGGCAGCCTTGGAAGGTTTCCTGGCAGCACTGCAGGGAGATCCGCCTCAG GCAGAGCGCGTCCTGCTGGCCCTGCGGCGTTACCTGCGTGCAGAGCAGAAGGAACGAAGGCACACGCTGAGGCACTACCAGCACGTGGCTGCCGTGGATCCTGAGAAGGCCCAGCAGATGCGCTTCCAG GTGCAGACCCACCTTCAAGTAATTGAGGAAAGGATGAATCAGAGCCTGGGGTTGCTGGACCAGAACCCCCGCCTGGCTCAGGAGTTGCGGCCCCAGATCC AGGAACTTCTCCACTCTGAGCACCTGGGTCCCAATGAATTGGAAGCCCCCGCCCCAGGGGGCAGCAGTGAGGACAAGGGTGGGCTGCAGCCTCTGGATTCCAAGGATG CAGACACCCCCATGGCCCTTCCGAAAG GGTCCACAGAACAAGACGCTGCATCCTCTGGGAAAGAGAAGATGTCCCCCCTGGAGCAGTATGAGCGAAAG GCACCAGCTGGGACAGGTGTATCCCGAGAGGCCGTGTCTGGTCTGCTGATCATGGGAGCAGGTGGGGGCTCCCTGATcgtcctctccctcctgctcttgcGCAGGAAGAAGCCCTATGGGGCTATCAGCCATGGAGTGGTGGAG GTGGACCCTATGCTGACCCTGGAGGAGCAGCAGCTGCGTGAACTGCAGCGTCATGGCTATGAGAACCCCACCTACCGCTTCCTGGAGGAACGACCCTGA
- the APLP1 gene encoding amyloid-like protein 1 isoform X3, with the protein MGPTSPAARGLGRHPGPPPLPLLLPLLLLLLRAQLAVGSLAGGSPGAAEAPGSAQVAGLCGHLTLHRDLRTGRWEPDQQRSRRCLRDPQRVLEYCRQMYPELQIARVEQATQAIPMERWCGGSRGGRCAHPHHQVVPFQCLPGEFVSEALLVPEGCRFLHQERMDQCESSTRRHQEAQEACRSQGLILHGSGMLLPCGTDRFRGVEYVCCPPPVTPDPSGTAVGDPSTRSWPLGGRVEGGEDEEEEESFLQPVDDYFVEPPRAEEEEEEERVPPSSSHSPAGFSKVTTTARPTDGVDVYFGMPGEISEHEGFLRAKMDLEERRMRQINEVMREWAMADNQSKNLPKADRQALNEHFQSILQTLEEQVSGERQRLVETHATRVIALINDQRRAALEGFLAALQGDPPQAERVLLALRRYLRAEQKERRHTLRHYQHVAAVDPEKAQQMRFQVQTHLQVIEERMNQSLGLLDQNPRLAQELRPQIQELLHSEHLGPNELEAPAPGGSSEDKGGLQPLDSKDGGCVSTLFLHDALLSSLFHLSCFFRLPADTPMALPKGSTEQDAASSGKEKMSPLEQYERKAPAGTGVSREAVSGLLIMGAGGGSLIVLSLLLLRRKKPYGAISHGVVEVSMPLCSSPPQMQVDPMLTLEEQQLRELQRHGYENPTYRFLEERP; encoded by the exons ATGGGGCCCACTAGCCCTGCCGCTCGCGGTCTGGGCCGCCACCCGGgcccgccgccgctgccgctgtTGCTGCCACTATTGCTGCTGCTTCTGCGCGCGCAGCTCGCCGTCGGGAGCCTGGCCGGTGGGAGCCCCGGCGCGGCCGAG GCTCCAGGGTCGGCCCAGGTGGCTGGACTATGTGGGCACCTAACTCTTCACCGGGACCTGCGCACCGGCCGCTGGGAACCAGACCAACAGCGCTCACGACGCTGTCTCCGCGATCCGCAACGGGTGCTGGAATACTGCAGACAG ATGTACCCGGAGCTGCAGATTGCACGTGTGGAACAGGCGACACAGGCCATCCCCATGGAGCGCTGGTGTGGGGGCTCTCGAGGTGGCCGCTGTGCTCACCCCCACCACCAGGTTGTGCCTTTCCAATGCCTGC CAGGTGAATTCGTGAGCGAGGCCCTGCTGGTGCCTGAAGGCTGCCGGTTCTTGCATCAGGAGCGCATGGACCAGTGTGAGAGTTCAACTCGGAGGCATCAGGAGGCACAGGAG GCCTGCCGTTCCCAGGGCCTCATCCTGCATGGCTCGGGCATGCTTTTGCCCTGTGGCACGGATCGGTTCCGAGGTGTGGAGTATGTGTGCTGCCCCCCTCCAGTCACCCCTGATCCATCTGGGACAGCAGTTGG TGACCCCTCCACCCGGTCCTGGCCCCTAGGGGGCAGAGTAGAGGGGGGTGAGGACGAGGAAGAAGAGGAATCCTTCCTACAGCCAGTAGACGATTACTTCGTGGAGCCCCCACGggctgaagaggaagaagaggaggaaagagtcCCACCGTCAAGCTCCCATAGCCCTGCAGGGTTCAGCAAAG TGACCACCACCGCAAGGCCCACAGATGGTGTGGACGTGTACTTTGGCATGCCTGGAGAAATCAGCGAGCATGAGGGTTTCCTGAGAGCCAAGATGGACCTGGAGGAACGTAGGATGCGCCAGATTAATGAG GTGATGCGTGAATGGGCCATGGCAGACAACCAGTCCAAGAACCTGCCGAAAGCTGACAGACAGGCCCTGAACGAG CACTTCCAGTCCATTCTGCAGACCCTGGAGGAGCAGGTGTCTGGTGAGCGACAGCGCCTGGTGGAGACCCACGCCACCCGAGTCATCGCCCTTATCAACGACCAGCGCCGGGCAGCCTTGGAAGGTTTCCTGGCAGCACTGCAGGGAGATCCGCCTCAG GCAGAGCGCGTCCTGCTGGCCCTGCGGCGTTACCTGCGTGCAGAGCAGAAGGAACGAAGGCACACGCTGAGGCACTACCAGCACGTGGCTGCCGTGGATCCTGAGAAGGCCCAGCAGATGCGCTTCCAG GTGCAGACCCACCTTCAAGTAATTGAGGAAAGGATGAATCAGAGCCTGGGGTTGCTGGACCAGAACCCCCGCCTGGCTCAGGAGTTGCGGCCCCAGATCC AGGAACTTCTCCACTCTGAGCACCTGGGTCCCAATGAATTGGAAGCCCCCGCCCCAGGGGGCAGCAGTGAGGACAAGGGTGGGCTGCAGCCTCTGGATTCCAAGGATG GAGGGTGTGTCTCCACCCTTTTCCTCCATGATGCCCTCCTTTCTTCACTGTTCCACCTGTCTTGCTTCTTCCGGCTGCCAGCAGACACCCCCATGGCCCTTCCGAAAG GGTCCACAGAACAAGACGCTGCATCCTCTGGGAAAGAGAAGATGTCCCCCCTGGAGCAGTATGAGCGAAAG GCACCAGCTGGGACAGGTGTATCCCGAGAGGCCGTGTCTGGTCTGCTGATCATGGGAGCAGGTGGGGGCTCCCTGATcgtcctctccctcctgctcttgcGCAGGAAGAAGCCCTATGGGGCTATCAGCCATGGAGTGGTGGAG GTCTCTAtgcccctctgttcctccccgccCCAAATGCAGGTGGACCCTATGCTGACCCTGGAGGAGCAGCAGCTGCGTGAACTGCAGCGTCATGGCTATGAGAACCCCACCTACCGCTTCCTGGAGGAACGACCCTGA
- the APLP1 gene encoding amyloid-like protein 1 isoform X9: MGPTSPAARGLGRHPGPPPLPLLLPLLLLLLRAQLAVGSLAGGSPGAAEAPGSAQVAGLCGHLTLHRDLRTGRWEPDQQRSRRCLRDPQRVLEYCRQMYPELQIARVEQATQAIPMERWCGGSRGGRCAHPHHQVVPFQCLPGEFVSEALLVPEGCRFLHQERMDQCESSTRRHQEAQEACRSQGLILHGSGMLLPCGTDRFRGVEYVCCPPPVTPDPSGTAVGDPSTRSWPLGGRVEGGEDEEEEESFLQPVDDYFVEPPRAEEEEEEERVPPSSSHSPAGFSKVTTTARPTDGVDVYFGMPGEISEHEGFLRAKMDLEERRMRQINEVMREWAMADNQSKNLPKADRQALNEHFQSILQTLEEQVSGERQRLVETHATRVIALINDQRRAALEGFLAALQGDPPQAERVLLALRRYLRAEQKERRHTLRHYQHVAAVDPEKAQQMRFQVQTHLQVIEERMNQSLGLLDQNPRLAQELRPQIQELLHSEHLGPNELEAPAPGGSSEDKGGLQPLDSKDDTPMALPKGSTEQDAASSGKEKMSPLEQYERKAPAGTGVSREAVSGLLIMGAGGGSLIVLSLLLLRRKKPYGAISHGVVEVSMPLCSSPPQMQVDPMLTLEEQQLRELQRHGYENPTYRFLEERP; this comes from the exons ATGGGGCCCACTAGCCCTGCCGCTCGCGGTCTGGGCCGCCACCCGGgcccgccgccgctgccgctgtTGCTGCCACTATTGCTGCTGCTTCTGCGCGCGCAGCTCGCCGTCGGGAGCCTGGCCGGTGGGAGCCCCGGCGCGGCCGAG GCTCCAGGGTCGGCCCAGGTGGCTGGACTATGTGGGCACCTAACTCTTCACCGGGACCTGCGCACCGGCCGCTGGGAACCAGACCAACAGCGCTCACGACGCTGTCTCCGCGATCCGCAACGGGTGCTGGAATACTGCAGACAG ATGTACCCGGAGCTGCAGATTGCACGTGTGGAACAGGCGACACAGGCCATCCCCATGGAGCGCTGGTGTGGGGGCTCTCGAGGTGGCCGCTGTGCTCACCCCCACCACCAGGTTGTGCCTTTCCAATGCCTGC CAGGTGAATTCGTGAGCGAGGCCCTGCTGGTGCCTGAAGGCTGCCGGTTCTTGCATCAGGAGCGCATGGACCAGTGTGAGAGTTCAACTCGGAGGCATCAGGAGGCACAGGAG GCCTGCCGTTCCCAGGGCCTCATCCTGCATGGCTCGGGCATGCTTTTGCCCTGTGGCACGGATCGGTTCCGAGGTGTGGAGTATGTGTGCTGCCCCCCTCCAGTCACCCCTGATCCATCTGGGACAGCAGTTGG TGACCCCTCCACCCGGTCCTGGCCCCTAGGGGGCAGAGTAGAGGGGGGTGAGGACGAGGAAGAAGAGGAATCCTTCCTACAGCCAGTAGACGATTACTTCGTGGAGCCCCCACGggctgaagaggaagaagaggaggaaagagtcCCACCGTCAAGCTCCCATAGCCCTGCAGGGTTCAGCAAAG TGACCACCACCGCAAGGCCCACAGATGGTGTGGACGTGTACTTTGGCATGCCTGGAGAAATCAGCGAGCATGAGGGTTTCCTGAGAGCCAAGATGGACCTGGAGGAACGTAGGATGCGCCAGATTAATGAG GTGATGCGTGAATGGGCCATGGCAGACAACCAGTCCAAGAACCTGCCGAAAGCTGACAGACAGGCCCTGAACGAG CACTTCCAGTCCATTCTGCAGACCCTGGAGGAGCAGGTGTCTGGTGAGCGACAGCGCCTGGTGGAGACCCACGCCACCCGAGTCATCGCCCTTATCAACGACCAGCGCCGGGCAGCCTTGGAAGGTTTCCTGGCAGCACTGCAGGGAGATCCGCCTCAG GCAGAGCGCGTCCTGCTGGCCCTGCGGCGTTACCTGCGTGCAGAGCAGAAGGAACGAAGGCACACGCTGAGGCACTACCAGCACGTGGCTGCCGTGGATCCTGAGAAGGCCCAGCAGATGCGCTTCCAG GTGCAGACCCACCTTCAAGTAATTGAGGAAAGGATGAATCAGAGCCTGGGGTTGCTGGACCAGAACCCCCGCCTGGCTCAGGAGTTGCGGCCCCAGATCC AGGAACTTCTCCACTCTGAGCACCTGGGTCCCAATGAATTGGAAGCCCCCGCCCCAGGGGGCAGCAGTGAGGACAAGGGTGGGCTGCAGCCTCTGGATTCCAAGGATG ACACCCCCATGGCCCTTCCGAAAG GGTCCACAGAACAAGACGCTGCATCCTCTGGGAAAGAGAAGATGTCCCCCCTGGAGCAGTATGAGCGAAAG GCACCAGCTGGGACAGGTGTATCCCGAGAGGCCGTGTCTGGTCTGCTGATCATGGGAGCAGGTGGGGGCTCCCTGATcgtcctctccctcctgctcttgcGCAGGAAGAAGCCCTATGGGGCTATCAGCCATGGAGTGGTGGAG GTCTCTAtgcccctctgttcctccccgccCCAAATGCAGGTGGACCCTATGCTGACCCTGGAGGAGCAGCAGCTGCGTGAACTGCAGCGTCATGGCTATGAGAACCCCACCTACCGCTTCCTGGAGGAACGACCCTGA
- the APLP1 gene encoding amyloid-like protein 1 isoform X12, producing MGPTSPAARGLGRHPGPPPLPLLLPLLLLLLRAQLAVGSLAGGSPGAAEAPGSAQVAGLCGHLTLHRDLRTGRWEPDQQRSRRCLRDPQRVLEYCRQMYPELQIARVEQATQAIPMERWCGGSRGGRCAHPHHQVVPFQCLPGEFVSEALLVPEGCRFLHQERMDQCESSTRRHQEAQEACRSQGLILHGSGMLLPCGTDRFRGVEYVCCPPPVTPDPSGTAVGDPSTRSWPLGGRVEGGEDEEEEESFLQPVDDYFVEPPRAEEEEEEERVPPSSSHSPAGFSKVTTTARPTDGVDVYFGMPGEISEHEGFLRAKMDLEERRMRQINEVMREWAMADNQSKNLPKADRQALNEHFQSILQTLEEQVSGERQRLVETHATRVIALINDQRRAALEGFLAALQGDPPQAERVLLALRRYLRAEQKERRHTLRHYQHVAAVDPEKAQQMRFQVQTHLQVIEERMNQSLGLLDQNPRLAQELRPQIPDTPMALPKGSTEQDAASSGKEKMSPLEQYERKVNVSVPRGFPFHSAEIQRDELAPAGTGVSREAVSGLLIMGAGGGSLIVLSLLLLRRKKPYGAISHGVVEVSMPLCSSPPQMQVDPMLTLEEQQLRELQRHGYENPTYRFLEERP from the exons ATGGGGCCCACTAGCCCTGCCGCTCGCGGTCTGGGCCGCCACCCGGgcccgccgccgctgccgctgtTGCTGCCACTATTGCTGCTGCTTCTGCGCGCGCAGCTCGCCGTCGGGAGCCTGGCCGGTGGGAGCCCCGGCGCGGCCGAG GCTCCAGGGTCGGCCCAGGTGGCTGGACTATGTGGGCACCTAACTCTTCACCGGGACCTGCGCACCGGCCGCTGGGAACCAGACCAACAGCGCTCACGACGCTGTCTCCGCGATCCGCAACGGGTGCTGGAATACTGCAGACAG ATGTACCCGGAGCTGCAGATTGCACGTGTGGAACAGGCGACACAGGCCATCCCCATGGAGCGCTGGTGTGGGGGCTCTCGAGGTGGCCGCTGTGCTCACCCCCACCACCAGGTTGTGCCTTTCCAATGCCTGC CAGGTGAATTCGTGAGCGAGGCCCTGCTGGTGCCTGAAGGCTGCCGGTTCTTGCATCAGGAGCGCATGGACCAGTGTGAGAGTTCAACTCGGAGGCATCAGGAGGCACAGGAG GCCTGCCGTTCCCAGGGCCTCATCCTGCATGGCTCGGGCATGCTTTTGCCCTGTGGCACGGATCGGTTCCGAGGTGTGGAGTATGTGTGCTGCCCCCCTCCAGTCACCCCTGATCCATCTGGGACAGCAGTTGG TGACCCCTCCACCCGGTCCTGGCCCCTAGGGGGCAGAGTAGAGGGGGGTGAGGACGAGGAAGAAGAGGAATCCTTCCTACAGCCAGTAGACGATTACTTCGTGGAGCCCCCACGggctgaagaggaagaagaggaggaaagagtcCCACCGTCAAGCTCCCATAGCCCTGCAGGGTTCAGCAAAG TGACCACCACCGCAAGGCCCACAGATGGTGTGGACGTGTACTTTGGCATGCCTGGAGAAATCAGCGAGCATGAGGGTTTCCTGAGAGCCAAGATGGACCTGGAGGAACGTAGGATGCGCCAGATTAATGAG GTGATGCGTGAATGGGCCATGGCAGACAACCAGTCCAAGAACCTGCCGAAAGCTGACAGACAGGCCCTGAACGAG CACTTCCAGTCCATTCTGCAGACCCTGGAGGAGCAGGTGTCTGGTGAGCGACAGCGCCTGGTGGAGACCCACGCCACCCGAGTCATCGCCCTTATCAACGACCAGCGCCGGGCAGCCTTGGAAGGTTTCCTGGCAGCACTGCAGGGAGATCCGCCTCAG GCAGAGCGCGTCCTGCTGGCCCTGCGGCGTTACCTGCGTGCAGAGCAGAAGGAACGAAGGCACACGCTGAGGCACTACCAGCACGTGGCTGCCGTGGATCCTGAGAAGGCCCAGCAGATGCGCTTCCAG GTGCAGACCCACCTTCAAGTAATTGAGGAAAGGATGAATCAGAGCCTGGGGTTGCTGGACCAGAACCCCCGCCTGGCTCAGGAGTTGCGGCCCCAGATCC CAGACACCCCCATGGCCCTTCCGAAAG GGTCCACAGAACAAGACGCTGCATCCTCTGGGAAAGAGAAGATGTCCCCCCTGGAGCAGTATGAGCGAAAG GTGAATGTATCTGTTCCAAGGggttttcctttccactcagcgGAGATTCAGAGAGATGAGCTG GCACCAGCTGGGACAGGTGTATCCCGAGAGGCCGTGTCTGGTCTGCTGATCATGGGAGCAGGTGGGGGCTCCCTGATcgtcctctccctcctgctcttgcGCAGGAAGAAGCCCTATGGGGCTATCAGCCATGGAGTGGTGGAG GTCTCTAtgcccctctgttcctccccgccCCAAATGCAGGTGGACCCTATGCTGACCCTGGAGGAGCAGCAGCTGCGTGAACTGCAGCGTCATGGCTATGAGAACCCCACCTACCGCTTCCTGGAGGAACGACCCTGA